A single window of Desulfuromonas sp. TF DNA harbors:
- a CDS encoding co-chaperone YbbN has translation MSTYTVTCGACGAANRVPSEREGQAGRCGRCHAALPPLYFRPQPLTEHTFDTFVKNFPGPVLAEFWAPWUPHCLSFAPSVRTVAEKLAGEVAVIQVDTQENPGLAARFGVRGIPAMMLLRGGKIVDQLAGAQSAEAVVAWFRRKG, from the coding sequence ATGTCCACCTACACTGTCACCTGCGGCGCCTGCGGCGCGGCCAACCGGGTCCCCTCCGAGCGCGAGGGTCAGGCCGGACGCTGCGGCAGGTGCCATGCCGCGCTGCCTCCGCTCTACTTCCGGCCACAGCCGCTCACCGAACACACCTTCGACACCTTTGTGAAAAACTTTCCCGGACCGGTCCTGGCCGAGTTCTGGGCTCCCTGGTGACCGCACTGTCTCTCATTTGCACCGTCGGTGCGAACGGTCGCCGAGAAGCTGGCGGGAGAGGTCGCCGTGATACAGGTCGACACCCAGGAGAACCCGGGCCTTGCGGCCCGCTTCGGCGTGCGGGGCATTCCGGCGATGATGCTGCTGCGCGGCGGCAAGATTGTCGACCAGCTCGCCGGAGCGCAGTCGGCGGAGGCGGTTGTGGCGTGGTTCAGGCGGAAGGGGTGA
- a CDS encoding type II toxin-antitoxin system PemK/MazF family toxin, with protein MFGIAKIRPVLVIQDDALTASGTPMVVILPMTTKVYPSFKLANHRHAPRSAARTLSDYSPEYSR; from the coding sequence ATGTTTGGGATCGCCAAGATCCGGCCGGTGCTCGTCATCCAGGACGACGCCCTCACCGCCAGCGGCACGCCAATGGTCGTCATCCTGCCGATGACCACCAAGGTCTATCCCTCCTTCAAGCTGGCGAATCACCGTCACGCCCCGCGATCGGCCGCCAGGACCCTCAGCGACTACTCCCCTGAATACTCCCGCTGA
- a CDS encoding 2-dehydropantoate 2-reductase: MRRVCIYGAGAVGGFIGALLARAGCQVSAVARGVTLKALREHGLRLKTAGELITESVEATADPASLGVQDLVIIAVKAPALSQVAAGISPLVGPDTTVLTAMNGVPWWFFDGFGGRHAGMRLESIDPEGFIAASIPTRHVVGGVVHGSFSLLEPGFVKHGFGKKLIIGEPGGGVSERLKTLAALLTRAGMDIVVSESIQTEIWFKLWGNMTMNPVSAITGATCDKILDDPQVNRFCLDVMQEAARIGEKIGCPIHQSGEERNAVTREMGAFKTSMLQDVEAGRSVELDALVSAVREIGQKVGEPTPNIDILLGLSRLHARERGLYPRGS; the protein is encoded by the coding sequence GTGAGAAGAGTATGTATTTACGGTGCCGGAGCAGTCGGTGGGTTCATCGGGGCGTTGCTCGCGCGCGCGGGATGCCAGGTGAGTGCGGTGGCGCGTGGGGTTACTCTGAAAGCGCTGCGGGAGCACGGCCTACGGCTGAAGACCGCCGGCGAGTTGATCACCGAATCTGTTGAGGCGACCGCCGATCCCGCCTCCTTGGGCGTCCAGGATCTGGTCATCATTGCCGTGAAGGCTCCCGCCCTTTCTCAGGTCGCCGCTGGAATTTCTCCCCTTGTCGGGCCGGACACGACCGTACTGACCGCGATGAACGGGGTTCCGTGGTGGTTCTTCGATGGGTTCGGCGGCCGACATGCCGGCATGCGGCTTGAGTCTATCGACCCTGAAGGCTTTATTGCGGCCTCGATTCCGACCCGGCATGTGGTGGGAGGTGTGGTCCATGGCAGTTTTTCCCTGCTCGAACCCGGATTCGTCAAACATGGCTTCGGGAAGAAGCTGATCATCGGCGAACCGGGCGGGGGTGTTTCCGAGCGTCTGAAAACCCTCGCAGCTCTGCTGACGCGGGCCGGTATGGATATCGTCGTCTCGGAGAGTATTCAGACGGAAATCTGGTTCAAGTTGTGGGGCAACATGACGATGAACCCTGTCTCGGCCATCACGGGTGCGACGTGCGACAAAATACTCGATGACCCCCAGGTCAACCGTTTCTGTCTCGATGTCATGCAGGAGGCAGCCCGAATCGGAGAAAAGATCGGGTGCCCCATCCACCAGAGCGGTGAGGAACGCAATGCGGTGACCCGTGAGATGGGAGCTTTTAAAACCTCCATGCTTCAGGATGTAGAGGCGGGTCGATCGGTCGAACTCGATGCCCTGGTAAGCGCCGTTCGCGAGATCGGGCAAAAGGTGGGCGAGCCGACGCCCAATATCGATATCCTGTTGGGCCTGTCACGGCTCCACGCGAGGGAGCGCGGTCTTTATCCGCGAGGTTCATGA
- a CDS encoding substrate-binding domain-containing protein: MVMEVSVKHKGGIENAKKFLFGRTGRPLTDDEKKLGNDEIILAKVPIAFAKGLEVDVNTLSLAQVEAIFTRKIKNWKEVGGADAPILLVGRERGEALSQVLQEDLEWFRKVEFDQKFKTDNEVMNFLKSPLGRHAISFGAKSNFSEFNLLEMSAFSSGVKLGLVYNVKNRSHPLVEAARRFAQSAEWNEKLAGLEMLPVGDSGK; the protein is encoded by the coding sequence ATGGTCATGGAAGTTTCCGTCAAACACAAGGGCGGGATTGAAAATGCGAAAAAGTTCCTTTTCGGACGCACCGGTCGTCCTCTCACCGATGACGAGAAGAAACTGGGGAATGACGAGATCATTCTCGCCAAGGTGCCGATTGCTTTTGCCAAGGGACTCGAAGTTGACGTGAACACATTGAGCCTGGCGCAGGTCGAAGCCATTTTCACCCGCAAGATAAAGAACTGGAAAGAGGTCGGTGGGGCGGATGCGCCGATCCTGCTGGTCGGAAGGGAGCGGGGCGAGGCCTTGTCCCAGGTTCTTCAGGAAGATCTTGAATGGTTCAGGAAGGTGGAATTCGACCAGAAATTCAAAACGGACAATGAGGTGATGAACTTCCTCAAGTCGCCGCTGGGTCGACATGCGATCTCCTTTGGCGCCAAGTCGAACTTTTCCGAATTTAATCTGCTCGAAATGAGCGCCTTTTCCTCAGGAGTTAAGCTAGGGCTGGTCTACAATGTGAAAAACAGGAGTCACCCCCTCGTTGAAGCCGCGCGCCGCTTCGCCCAGAGCGCGGAATGGAACGAAAAGCTGGCCGGGTTGGAGATGCTCCCCGTCGGTGATTCGGGGAAGTAA
- a CDS encoding type II toxin-antitoxin system PemK/MazF family toxin produces the protein MKRRGEIWVANLNPGRGREAGKIRPVLVIQNDALTASGTPMVVILPLTTRVYPSFKRWRITIAPRDRLLKPCQIVVDQPRSLDVDRFGDGPLTSLAPEEMAEVEKSLKGVLGLL, from the coding sequence GTGAAGCGCCGCGGCGAAATCTGGGTGGCCAATCTGAATCCCGGCCGCGGGCGGGAGGCGGGCAAGATCCGACCGGTGCTCGTCATCCAGAACGACGCCCTCACGGCCAGCGGCACGCCGATGGTCGTCATCCTCCCGCTGACCACCCGCGTGTATCCCTCCTTCAAGCGGTGGCGCATCACCATCGCCCCGCGCGACCGCCTGCTCAAACCCTGCCAGATCGTCGTCGACCAGCCTCGCTCCCTGGACGTCGACCGCTTCGGTGACGGTCCTCTAACCAGCCTCGCTCCCGAGGAAATGGCGGAGGTGGAAAAAAGTCTCAAGGGGGTCCTGGGACTTCTCTGA
- a CDS encoding ribbon-helix-helix protein, CopG family, whose translation MPALSLRLPEDLDHRLEEEAQREGLPRSEVARQAISDYLGRRERERFMSELVAEARAAYTDEAMRREALEMAEDFQEADNEALDKAEGRKPGESERDEERWWK comes from the coding sequence ATGCCCGCTCTCAGCCTGCGCCTGCCGGAAGACCTGGATCATCGTCTCGAAGAGGAAGCCCAGCGCGAAGGACTCCCCCGCTCCGAGGTCGCCCGCCAGGCCATCAGCGATTATCTCGGCCGCCGCGAACGCGAGCGCTTCATGTCCGAACTGGTGGCCGAAGCCCGGGCCGCCTACACCGATGAGGCCATGCGCCGCGAGGCCCTCGAAATGGCCGAAGATTTTCAGGAAGCGGACAACGAAGCCCTGGACAAGGCCGAGGGCCGCAAACCGGGTGAGTCGGAGAGGGATGAAGAGCGGTGGTGGAAGTGA
- a CDS encoding TfoX/Sxy family protein: protein MAYDEHLSDRIRQGFAELHVTAAEKKMMGGLCFMVNDKMCAGVVGETLMARIDPALYEQALSRPGAREMDFTGRPMKGFVFVDLEGIDEDADLQYWLQLCLDYNPRARASRRRKSA from the coding sequence ATGGCTTATGATGAACACCTGTCCGACCGCATCCGCCAGGGCTTTGCCGAGCTGCACGTGACGGCGGCCGAGAAGAAGATGATGGGCGGGCTCTGCTTCATGGTCAACGACAAGATGTGCGCCGGGGTCGTCGGCGAAACGCTGATGGCTCGCATCGACCCGGCGCTCTACGAGCAGGCTTTGAGTCGCCCGGGGGCGCGGGAGATGGATTTCACCGGCCGGCCGATGAAGGGGTTCGTCTTCGTCGATTTGGAAGGGATCGATGAAGACGCGGACCTGCAGTATTGGCTGCAGCTCTGCCTCGACTACAACCCGCGGGCCAGGGCCAGCCGCAGACGGAAATCGGCTTAG
- a CDS encoding thioesterase family protein: MNKLPAVIYSAEIKPEWLDYNGHMNVAYYVLVFDLAVEELLLSIGLGEESAKETGISTMALESHITYDREVTLGQEVEFRVQLLDYDHKRIHLYLEMHVKGSGGYLASTLEQLSMCVDLNERRSASFPDGVLEKIEVLAQAQSHLKRPENIGRKIGIRKQPKVAGSGDRQLHIDGSS; this comes from the coding sequence ATGAATAAGCTCCCTGCTGTCATCTATTCGGCAGAGATCAAGCCCGAATGGCTGGATTACAACGGCCATATGAATGTTGCCTATTATGTCCTGGTCTTCGATCTTGCTGTTGAAGAGTTGCTCCTTTCCATCGGCCTGGGTGAGGAGAGCGCAAAAGAGACCGGCATATCCACAATGGCGCTGGAGAGCCATATCACCTATGATCGAGAGGTCACTCTTGGACAGGAGGTGGAATTCCGGGTGCAGCTACTCGATTACGACCACAAGCGCATACACCTCTATCTGGAAATGCACGTCAAGGGAAGCGGCGGCTACCTTGCTTCCACGCTGGAACAGTTAAGCATGTGCGTGGACCTGAATGAACGTAGGTCGGCATCCTTCCCGGATGGAGTGTTGGAGAAGATCGAGGTCCTTGCCCAAGCACAATCACACTTGAAACGACCGGAAAACATTGGCCGTAAAATCGGTATTCGCAAGCAGCCGAAGGTGGCTGGCTCAGGAGACAGGCAGCTGCACATTGACGGAAGTAGCTAA
- a CDS encoding MarR family transcriptional regulator — protein MDAVEKVLEIMRAEAQPLNAGKIAELGGLERKDVDKAMVQLKKEGKIVSPKRCYWTPA, from the coding sequence ATGGATGCTGTAGAGAAAGTTTTAGAGATCATGCGCGCCGAAGCCCAACCGCTCAATGCCGGAAAAATCGCCGAACTGGGAGGCCTTGAACGGAAGGATGTCGACAAAGCAATGGTGCAATTGAAAAAAGAAGGAAAGATCGTTTCACCCAAGCGTTGTTATTGGACCCCGGCATAA
- a CDS encoding quercetin 2,3-dioxygenase, with protein MADRAMPPFFRAKGEGKHIWFLGGLMTVKASGAETGGDLAVVENLLPAGFATPLHVHRDADEPYYVLEGEVTFYCEGEAYRAGPGSFLFLPRGVPHAFRVSEAGPARLLILTLPGGFEDFVEDAGIPAGQPELPPATPVDLSALPETAARHGIDILGPPPD; from the coding sequence ATGGCGGACAGAGCCATGCCCCCCTTTTTCCGGGCGAAGGGGGAAGGAAAGCACATCTGGTTTCTCGGCGGGCTTATGACGGTGAAGGCCTCCGGGGCGGAGACGGGCGGGGACCTGGCGGTGGTGGAGAACCTGCTTCCGGCGGGCTTCGCCACTCCCCTGCATGTGCACCGGGATGCTGACGAGCCGTACTACGTACTGGAGGGAGAGGTCACTTTCTACTGCGAGGGGGAAGCGTACCGGGCCGGGCCGGGGAGTTTTCTCTTTCTCCCCCGCGGCGTTCCCCACGCCTTCCGCGTTTCGGAAGCCGGGCCGGCCCGGCTGCTGATCCTCACTCTGCCGGGTGGATTCGAGGATTTTGTCGAGGATGCCGGTATTCCGGCCGGGCAGCCCGAACTTCCGCCGGCGACGCCCGTCGACCTTTCGGCTCTCCCGGAAACGGCAGCCCGGCACGGCATCGACATCCTGGGGCCGCCGCCGGACTGA
- a CDS encoding DUF1059 domain-containing protein, producing MGRKYIDCREQPSESKCTVALAADTEEELLEAAVQHAVTVHGIEDSPAFRDELRKGFKEGTPTR from the coding sequence ATGGGACGCAAATACATCGACTGCAGGGAGCAGCCCAGCGAGAGCAAATGCACGGTGGCCTTGGCGGCGGACACCGAGGAGGAACTCCTCGAAGCGGCCGTGCAGCACGCCGTGACGGTCCACGGGATCGAGGACTCGCCCGCATTCAGGGATGAGCTGCGCAAGGGATTCAAGGAAGGAACGCCTACCCGGTAG
- a CDS encoding GFA family protein, which produces MSSENRYKGSCFCGGVQFTVTGEPAAMGYCHCSDCRLWSAGPVNAFTLWNPEAVKVLQGEDEIRTYNKSPKSFRKWCATCGGHLFTDHPEWKLIDVYAATIPDFPFNPAVHVNYQETVLPMKDGLPKFKDVPQEMGGSGEAMSE; this is translated from the coding sequence ATGTCCAGCGAAAATAGGTACAAGGGAAGTTGCTTTTGCGGTGGGGTGCAGTTTACGGTCACCGGTGAACCGGCTGCTATGGGCTATTGTCACTGCAGCGACTGCCGACTCTGGTCGGCGGGGCCGGTCAACGCCTTCACTCTGTGGAATCCCGAGGCGGTCAAGGTCCTCCAGGGGGAGGACGAAATCCGCACCTACAACAAGAGCCCGAAAAGCTTCCGCAAGTGGTGCGCGACCTGCGGGGGACACCTGTTCACCGACCATCCGGAATGGAAGCTCATTGACGTTTATGCCGCAACCATACCGGATTTTCCGTTCAACCCCGCTGTCCATGTCAACTATCAGGAAACGGTCCTGCCGATGAAGGACGGACTGCCGAAATTTAAGGATGTTCCCCAGGAAATGGGTGGTTCGGGCGAAGCGATGTCCGAATAG
- a CDS encoding Bax inhibitor-1/YccA family protein, giving the protein MFNRENVLSSAPAGAVAASFFPRVYGWMTAGLGLTALVALFTLSSQSMLDLIFGNRMVFYGLIIAELGLVIALSAAIQRISAATATLMFLLYSALSGVTFSAIFMVYTRGSIASTFFVAAGTFPAMSLYGMATKRDLTGWGSFFFMGLIGIVIASVVNIFLQSEMIYWVTSYIGVFVFVGLTAYDTQKLKMIGQAGFADGESRQKEAILGALRLYLDFINLFLMLLRVMGNRR; this is encoded by the coding sequence ATGTTCAACAGGGAAAACGTCCTCTCCAGCGCCCCGGCAGGGGCCGTCGCCGCCAGCTTCTTTCCCCGCGTCTACGGCTGGATGACCGCCGGTCTCGGCCTCACCGCCCTGGTGGCGCTCTTCACCCTCTCCAGCCAGTCGATGCTCGACCTGATCTTCGGCAACAGGATGGTCTTCTACGGCCTGATCATCGCCGAACTCGGGCTGGTGATCGCCCTGTCGGCCGCCATACAGCGCATCAGCGCCGCCACCGCCACCCTGATGTTCCTGCTCTACTCGGCGCTCAGCGGGGTGACCTTCTCCGCCATCTTCATGGTCTACACCCGCGGGTCCATCGCCAGCACCTTCTTCGTCGCCGCCGGCACCTTTCCCGCCATGAGCCTCTACGGCATGGCCACCAAGCGCGACCTGACCGGCTGGGGCAGCTTCTTCTTCATGGGGCTGATCGGCATCGTCATCGCCTCGGTGGTCAACATCTTCCTCCAGAGCGAGATGATCTACTGGGTGACGAGCTACATCGGCGTCTTCGTCTTCGTCGGCCTGACCGCCTACGACACCCAGAAGCTCAAGATGATCGGCCAGGCCGGCTTCGCCGACGGCGAGTCGCGGCAGAAGGAGGCCATCCTCGGCGCCCTGCGCCTCTACCTCGACTTCATCAACCTCTTCCTGATGCTGCTGCGGGTGATGGGCAACCGCCGCTAG
- a CDS encoding type II toxin-antitoxin system PemK/MazF family toxin, translating into MEVKRRGEIWVANLNPGRGREVGKIRPVLVIQDDALTSSGTPMVVILPLTTRVYPSFKRWRITIAPRDRLLKPCQVVVDQPRALDLDRFGDGPLTTLAPEEMAEVGVLGTVYLITGVLGTVQASLPTFPLWPESHASLPHAIPITSPSAATADRRPFSVTKRKKERKKGTDFIFKKTKKLDLSPFLVGSRGSKAQVPSRGFGGMEQVV; encoded by the coding sequence GTGGAAGTGAAGCGCCGCGGCGAAATCTGGGTGGCCAATCTGAACCCCGGCCGCGGGCGGGAGGTGGGCAAGATCCGGCCGGTGCTCGTCATCCAGGACGACGCCCTCACGTCCAGCGGCACGCCGATGGTCGTCATCCTCCCGCTGACCACCCGCGTTTATCCCTCCTTCAAGCGGTGGCGCATCACCATCGCCCCGCGCGACCGCCTGCTCAAACCCTGCCAGGTCGTCGTCGACCAGCCTCGCGCCCTGGATTTGGATCGCTTCGGCGACGGCCCCCTCACCACCCTCGCTCCCGAGGAGATGGCGGAGGTGGGAGTTCTGGGGACAGTATATTTAATTACGGGAGTTCTGGGGACAGTCCAAGCCAGTTTGCCTACTTTCCCCTTATGGCCAGAATCGCACGCGTCATTGCCCCATGCTATCCCCATCACGTCACCCAGCGCGGCAACCGCCGACAGGAGACCTTTTTCCGTGACGAAACGGAAAAAGGAACGGAAAAAGGGGACAGATTTTATTTTTAAAAAGACAAAAAAGCTAGATCTGTCCCCTTTTCTTGTCGGGAGCAGAGGGTCGAAAGCTCAAGTTCCCTCGCGCGGTTTTGGGGGGATGGAGCAGGTGGTGTAA
- a CDS encoding ribbon-helix-helix protein, CopG family, producing MPALSLRLPEDLDHRLEEEARREGLPRSEVARQAISDYLARRERERFMSELVAEARAAYTDEAMRREALEMAEDFQEADNEALDKAEGRKPGESERDEERWWK from the coding sequence ATGCCCGCTCTCAGCCTGCGCCTGCCGGAAGATCTGGATCATCGTCTCGAAGAGGAAGCCCGGCGCGAAGGCCTCCCCCGCTCCGAGGTCGCCCGCCAGGCCATCAGCGATTATCTCGCCCGCCGCGAACGCGAGCGCTTCATGTCCGAACTGGTGGCCGAAGCCCGGGCCGCCTACACCGACGAGGCCATGCGTCGCGAGGCCCTCGAAATGGCCGAAGATTTTCAGGAGGCGGACAACGAAGCCCTGGACAAGGCCGAGGGCCGCAAGCCGGGTGAGTCGGAGAGGGATGAAGAGAGGTGGTGGAAGTGA
- a CDS encoding radical SAM/SPASM domain-containing protein → MPTESVKSSGKRPPSLGRLACRGLRFRCLKLTGAAARPQALSLELTRRCIARCLMCNIWQTPRDLPELSAGEWLEVFASPMLGDLRELDVTGGEPFLRRDLVEIFEGICCLKPDRFPRLSSIAVTTNGFLTDLILTDVKALLPALERQGIGLVFAFGLDAVGPLHDRIRGFPGGWEKLEATIRGLAALREDHPGLVLGAKTTVTRHNAGELEEIARFADRHRMFTIVSPYILTPARYANLDLGETLSLSPEDREALRRFYQSPRFRWSYYRRELLHYLEEGRMKKPCTAGFNYYFLRSNGDLSPCPLREEVVGNVRTMPLETLMSSHRAARFRRGVGRFPECAACTEPGLARYALPFEGFYYLRLFFQLGPKDFRELHGHLGLDKYFS, encoded by the coding sequence ATGCCAACCGAATCCGTCAAATCGAGCGGCAAGCGCCCGCCGTCCCTCGGCCGACTCGCCTGCCGCGGACTGCGCTTCCGCTGCCTGAAACTGACCGGCGCCGCCGCCCGGCCCCAGGCCCTGAGCCTGGAGCTCACCCGCCGCTGCATCGCCCGCTGTCTGATGTGCAACATCTGGCAGACGCCCCGCGACCTGCCCGAACTCTCCGCCGGCGAGTGGCTGGAGGTCTTCGCCTCGCCCATGCTCGGCGACCTGCGGGAGCTGGACGTCACCGGCGGCGAGCCGTTTCTGCGCCGGGATCTGGTCGAAATTTTCGAGGGCATCTGTTGCCTCAAGCCCGACCGCTTTCCCCGCCTCTCCTCCATCGCCGTCACGACCAACGGCTTCCTCACCGACCTCATCCTGACCGACGTGAAGGCGCTCCTCCCCGCCCTTGAGCGACAAGGGATCGGCCTGGTCTTCGCCTTCGGCCTCGACGCCGTCGGCCCTCTGCACGACCGCATCCGGGGCTTCCCGGGGGGGTGGGAAAAACTCGAGGCGACCATCCGGGGGCTTGCAGCCCTTCGGGAAGATCATCCGGGCCTGGTGCTCGGCGCCAAGACCACGGTCACCCGGCACAATGCGGGTGAACTGGAGGAGATCGCCCGCTTTGCCGACAGGCACCGGATGTTTACCATCGTCTCCCCCTACATCCTGACCCCCGCCCGCTACGCCAACCTCGACCTGGGCGAGACCCTGTCCCTCTCCCCCGAGGACCGGGAAGCCCTGCGCCGCTTCTATCAAAGCCCCCGGTTCCGATGGTCCTACTACCGCCGGGAGCTGCTGCACTACCTGGAGGAAGGCCGGATGAAGAAGCCCTGCACGGCCGGCTTCAACTATTACTTCCTGCGCAGCAATGGCGATCTCTCTCCCTGCCCCTTGCGGGAGGAGGTGGTGGGCAATGTCAGGACGATGCCACTGGAAACGCTGATGTCCAGCCACCGGGCGGCCCGTTTCCGTCGGGGCGTCGGGCGTTTCCCCGAGTGCGCCGCCTGCACCGAACCAGGCCTGGCGCGCTACGCGCTCCCCTTCGAGGGCTTTTATTACCTGCGGCTGTTTTTCCAGTTGGGTCCGAAGGACTTCCGGGAGTTGCATGGGCATCTGGGATTAGACAAGTATTTCTCGTAG
- a CDS encoding transglycosylase domain-containing protein: MQYSIKHILSPERRRLYLRRLLALTALSVSLLGAALALVFWTLPDVIPLKERRATLTIEVRDWQGGEHPFLLGPRNRYWTPLESIPEEMKWAVIVAEDAGFYEHQGVDVPALREALKYNLEQKRMARGASTITQQLAKNVFLSREKSLWRKLREFLLAREMEQELSKGRILELYLNVVELGPMVHGVGHGSRHFFGKTPEEMSPAECSLLAAILPGPRVAYNPQLKPQKVQRRAARLLKLLEGRNILDQSQYAGALEELPVLLGLAPPSPPPMTEAEDAASGGGEDEVFEEGTSEIGVDPAGETIEPIEEGRIEEEIIEEEGGRSEPSGEAAPPGDSSRDPIPEPIPEPRLKKGPATYRKSSLAPFSYAVAQRFKNVPVCPPVLGMFPPNLVHGLSNYILWIA; the protein is encoded by the coding sequence TTGCAATATTCGATAAAACACATCCTCTCCCCTGAGCGCCGCCGGCTGTATCTGCGCCGGCTTCTAGCGCTCACCGCGCTCTCGGTGTCTCTGCTCGGCGCCGCGCTCGCCCTGGTGTTCTGGACTCTTCCCGACGTTATCCCTCTCAAGGAGCGCCGGGCCACCCTGACAATCGAGGTCCGCGATTGGCAGGGCGGAGAGCACCCCTTCCTCCTCGGTCCGCGGAACCGTTACTGGACCCCTCTGGAGTCCATTCCGGAGGAGATGAAGTGGGCGGTCATCGTCGCAGAGGACGCCGGCTTCTACGAACACCAGGGGGTCGATGTCCCCGCCCTGCGCGAGGCGCTCAAGTACAACCTGGAGCAGAAGCGCATGGCGCGAGGCGCCTCGACCATCACCCAGCAGTTGGCCAAGAACGTTTTCCTTTCGCGGGAGAAATCCCTTTGGCGCAAGTTGCGGGAGTTCCTCCTCGCCCGCGAGATGGAACAGGAGCTGAGCAAGGGGCGGATACTGGAGCTTTACCTCAACGTGGTCGAACTGGGACCCATGGTCCACGGCGTGGGGCACGGGTCCCGCCACTTTTTCGGGAAAACCCCGGAGGAAATGAGTCCCGCCGAGTGCTCCCTGCTCGCCGCCATCCTCCCCGGGCCACGGGTCGCCTACAACCCCCAGCTCAAGCCGCAGAAGGTTCAGCGGCGCGCCGCCCGCCTGCTGAAATTGCTGGAGGGACGAAACATCCTCGATCAAAGCCAGTATGCCGGCGCGCTGGAGGAACTGCCCGTCCTGCTCGGCCTGGCCCCTCCGAGCCCCCCGCCCATGACGGAGGCAGAGGATGCGGCCTCTGGGGGCGGCGAAGATGAAGTATTCGAGGAGGGGACGTCCGAAATCGGGGTCGATCCGGCCGGGGAGACCATCGAGCCGATAGAGGAAGGGAGAATTGAAGAAGAGATCATAGAGGAAGAAGGGGGGAGAAGCGAACCGTCCGGGGAGGCCGCCCCCCCCGGGGATAGTTCCAGGGACCCCATACCGGAACCTATACCGGAACCGAGGCTGAAAAAGGGGCCAGCTACTTATCGGAAAAGTAGCTTGGCCCCTTTTTCTTATGCAG